The Larimichthys crocea isolate SSNF chromosome I, L_crocea_2.0, whole genome shotgun sequence genomic interval GTCCTATTGCTGATGCTCTTTGGTGGTAACACCGTAGTTAAGTAGTAGTTAAGGCGTAAACTGTCCCAAATAAAGATCTACATCCTGTCTACATGTCTGTTCACTCCAATGCTGGTACTTTTTGGCTCTAGTTGAGTGTGCACGGTGAAGAGGAGCGTCTTGTGATCTTTTTCTGGATCAGTTTGTGTGCTGGTAAATCCAACACAGtgtacaaaacagtttttaaatacaaaaacgTCTCCTCCAGCCATAGTTCTCAGTCTTTATTGCTCCTTTGAGCCCTCTCTGTTTTGTTGCAATAAACTTTGGCTTATTACACTCAATGGGCCGGAGCCTGAAAGTGCGGTCCAGCTGTCAGAGGCAGTGGTTGGTGGTCGGGTACCACGGAGACTGACGCagtagacagtctgtggtgtcTTCGGCTAGTTTGGTGTGACGGGAAATAGCTGTGAGTTGGGGGTTGAGGGGGAAGCTGTAGCGGTAAAGACAGTAGGGGCCTGCAGTGTCAGAGAGATTAGGGAGGAGAGAAGGCCCCTGAGGGCTGAGGGGGCTGTGGAAGGGGAAGAGGCAGCGGGAGCTCCCCGGAGACCCGTGAAGACATGGATCCCTACAATGGGGAGTTTTCTTTGCCTGCAGCGCTGAGAGAAGTGGAAGGTCTGTCAGCGGAGAGAGCGGAGGCAGCCCTCGCAGTCTGTCTGCCCCCAGGGAGGAGATGCCTCTGCTGGACAGCGGCGAGCTGGACGAGCTGGAGGAGGCTTTGCCGTAGAGAGGAAGAGCGAGGGTGTGGAGAGCAGCGTCCTGGCAGGCGAACGTGGAAAACGGGTGAagggatgaggaagaggagagagggaggaggctCTTCACACTGCTGGTCGGCGACCCTGAGCTCCCTGTGGAAAAAGATGTCGAAAAACTTAAatcacaaagataaaaaaagaaaagagcttgGACTGTGAAGTAATCAGAGCTGGGGCACAGTACCTTGGAGCTGTATGGCAAATGGCTTGAAGTCTAAGCTGAGAGGGCCTCTCCAGGGATATGACTCCAACAAACCATCCAACACTCCCctatagacacaaacacacacacactgtaaaagcACTAAAAAATGTTATTCCACGTATTTAAATATTGGTTCTGAGAGGTGTGAAATTCTGCACTACACAGTTCAGCTTCATTTGAAGGTTTTATGTGGTGTCAAATGTCAGTGGTTGAACCTTAAATCCCTCTTGGGCACTTTAGTGGAGTACTTTCTGAGCTCAAACAAGTGTCGACGTTTGGTGAGGTTTTCTGTACCTATTCCTTCCTGGATCTCTGAAGCCCTTGGCGAACGGGTTCCTGTCAATCTTTAGTTTGGTGATCTTGTCcaggagagagaagagcagaCATGGGTTAGGGTGGACGTGTCAACCGCTGATGTGttaagctaacaatgagctcaTCTTTACAACAGCACGGAAAGCGGCAGAGCTCTCCCTGAGGGACTGCATCTCCCAGCAGCACCCAGGGCGACCAGCCATGTCAAACAGGGTTCTTGGAGGTCGTACAGTTTTATTTGGTGCTTTAATGGGCTGTGGACTCCAGCAGTCGTCCCAGTCACAGCTCGTTATTGAGTTTCTGTAATAATACGTTCGCTGATCGTAAAATGAGCCCTGATGAAAAGAGCTGGCAGTCCCCGCGGACGGCTCTGTTACTGGAGGAATGGTAGCCAACAGTGGGGTCAGCTCTTCTGCACAGGAGAACACACACCAGCTCTGAGCAACTGGCCAGAAAATCAGGACACTGAAATTTATAACTTTGCTGAGACCACAGAGAAGTGTGCCTCATCATCTTCATGATGTTCAgattaaagtatttttatgtGAGTTCAAGCAGGCCTGAGCTGTTGACTAGATCATCGAGGAAAATTTTAACTGTGATATTTGCTTTCTGACTATTTCTGGAAAACAGCAAGTAACCCACATTTCAATAGAAAATACAATCTTTTCTAAAACCCTGTTGGACACATCCACTGTTTGTGATCACCGTGCAAAGTATTTTACTGCCCTGTAGGATGAGTTAAAGGTTTTTACCTGCTGATTCTGATATGCTGTGACCGTGGTGAACTCCGTTTCTGGGAAGGAGAAGCTGTGCACTCCTTCAGCAGGCAGCGACTGGATCTGTGACAAGTCCATGCGAGGGTCGTGCCGGATGATGTGCACACGTGGCTTGTATTTGTGCATCGACTGAAGGATGATCTGTACGAAGAGATGAAGACACGAAGAGTTCAGTTTTAGAAGTCGAGCCTCAATTATGTCTTTTTCGTCTCTATGGCGAACTGCCGAAACAAACATATAGAGCCCCAACTAATCTGAGgattctttttaaaattgacAAATTAATTGTTTGCTGTAAGAATCATaagataaaagtgaaaaataatcaCAATTTCCTTAAGCTTACGTCAAAACATCAAATTTTTGAACCCAAAGAGATCCAATTTACTGTGACACGagacaagaagcagcagaagaagatggAATCAGAACCTTAATAAATGTAACAACATTTAACTATAAActaaactataaaaataaaataatatgcttttttttcttgttgcgTAAACAAGTATTTATTTAAGCGTTACAGTGTACAGTTATTTTGTGGATCttactgaaactttttttaaaacatgtaaattaaTTAGTTACGCAGATTAACTTCAATCACTGATATATGAAAG includes:
- the tbx22 gene encoding T-box transcription factor TBX22, encoding MSSDTESCAGQSQSSDGYTTRRKTGSFAKMQGLSSRAHAFSVEALVGKPCKRMKVSEGHESSSAAGTGSDTSIITGLNEYPVSQMKKAGSTPRRTEVTSCDPERQTVRSRAEEADTSGEESKPKESDCRPDREVRVELQGSELWKRFYEIGTEMIITKAGRRMFPSVRVKVRNLDPCQQYYIAMDVMPVDSKRYRYVYHSSQWMVAGNTDHSCISPRLYVHPDSPCAGETWMRQVISFDRVKLTNNEMDDKGHIILQSMHKYKPRVHIIRHDPRMDLSQIQSLPAEGVHSFSFPETEFTTVTAYQNQQITKLKIDRNPFAKGFRDPGRNRGVLDGLLESYPWRGPLSLDFKPFAIQLQGSSGSPTSSVKSLLPLSSSSSLHPFSTFACQDAALHTLALPLYGKASSSSSSSPLSSRGISSLGADRLRGLPPLSPLTDLPLLSALQAKKTPHCRDPCLHGSPGSSRCLFPFHSPLSPQGPSLLPNLSDTAGPYCLYRYSFPLNPQLTAISRHTKLAEDTTDCLLRQSPWYPTTNHCL